Proteins from one Ananas comosus cultivar F153 linkage group 5, ASM154086v1, whole genome shotgun sequence genomic window:
- the LOC109710168 gene encoding protein CLP1 homolog: protein MAMAMGSAPAPPPRQFKLARESELRVEVGAAAPLRVRLLSGTAEIFGAELPPENWLPIPPRSKIAIFTWHGATIELDGISEVEYVADETPMVSYVNVHAILDGRRTHAKASQGSGLDASQGPRVIVVGPTDSGKSTLCRMLLSWASKQGWKPTFVDLDIGQGSITIPGCIAATPVEMPIDAVEGIPLEMPIVYFYGHTTPNVNADLYKVLMKELAQTLEKQFSGNAESRAAGMVINTMGWVEGLGYELLLQAVDTFKANVVLVLGQEKLCSMLKEVLKSKPNVDIVKLHKSEGVVLRNQKVRQKARSFRIREYFYGLSNDLSPHSNIINFSDVSIYRIGGGPQAPRSALPIGAEPVADPTRVVAVNINRDLLHLVLAVSYAKEPDQIISSNVAGFIYVTDIDIQRKKIVCLTPCPGELPSKILVVGTLTWLEG, encoded by the exons ATGGCCATGGCAATGGGCTCCGCTCCGGCGCCACCCCCTCGCCAGTTCAAGCTCGCGAGGGAGAGCGAACTGAGGGTGGAGGTGGGCGCCGCCGCCCCGCTCCGCGTCCGCCTCCTCTCCGGCACCGCAGAGATCTTCGGCGCCGAGCTCCCCCCCGAGAATTGGCTCCCCATCCCTCCTCGTAGCAAGATCGCG ATTTTTACTTGGCATGGTGCAACGATCGAGCTGGATGGGATCAGTGAGGTCGAGTATGTGGCGGATGAG ACGCCCATGGTAAGCTATGTGAATGTTCATGCCATACTTGATGGACGGAGAACTCACGCTAAGGCATCGCAAGGCAGTGGACTGGATGCTTCACAG GGTCCTCGGGTGATTGTTGTGGGACCTACAGATTCTGGGAAAAGCACTTTGTGCAGGATGCTTCTCAGCTGGGCCTCTAAACAGGGCTGGAAACCTACATTTGTGGATTTGGATATTGGCCAGGGATCCATTACTATACCTGGATGTATTGCCGCCACACCAGTTGAGATGCCCATAGATGCAGTAGAAGGAATCCCGTTAGAGATGCCTATCGTGTACTTCTATGGGCACACTACTCCCAA TGTTAATGCAGATCTTTATAAGGTTCTTATGAAGGAGCTTGCTCAGACACTGGAGAAGCAGTTCTCTGGGAATGCCGAATCTAGAGCTGCTGGCATGGTGATCAACACAATGGGATGGGTAGAAGGCCTTGGGTATGAG TTACTTCTTCAAGCAGTTGATACTTTCAAAGCTAATGTTGTTCTGGTCTTGGGCCAG GAGAAACTTTGCAGCATGTTGAAAGAAGTACTAAAGAGCAAGCCTAATGTAGACATTGTGAAACTTCATAAATCAGAAGGGGTTGTTCTGAGAAATCAGAAGGTCCGCCAGAAGGCTAGAAGTTTTAGAATCAGG GAATACTTTTATGGCCTTTCAAATGATCTCTCCCCACATTcaaatattatcaattttagtgATGTTTCTATTTACCGAATTGGTGGTGGCCCACAAGCACCTCGTTCGGCACTACCTATCGGTGCAGAGCCAGTGGCAGACCCGACGAGAGTAGTTGCAGTCAACATAAACCGGGACTTACTGCACTTGGTTTTAGCTGTTTCTTATGCTAAGGAACCTGATCAAATAATTTCCAG CAACGTCGCCGGGTTTATATATGTCACAGATATAGATATCCAGAG GAAGAAGATCGTTTGCCTTACACCGTGCCCTGGTGAACTGCCGAGCAAGATTTTGGTTGTGGGAACGCTGACTTGGTTGGAAGGCTGA
- the LOC109709841 gene encoding protein NRT1/ PTR FAMILY 4.6-like, translating into MENGQEQERWVGYVDWRNRPAFRGKHGGMFAASFVLVVEVMENLAFLANASNLVTYLMGFMHFSPSHSATTVTNFMGTAFLLALLGGFLSDAFFTTYVVYLVSALIEFLGLVILTIQAKSPSLKPPACEPSSPSRAAGPCEAVSGAEAAMLFGGLYLTALGVGGIKGSLPAHGAEQFDEGSPRGRAARSTFFNYFVFCLSCGGLAAVTFVVWVEDNKGWEWGFGISTIAILLSIPVFLAGSRLYRNKLPTGSPLTLIAKVLVAAALNCRTTQPPSNAIVDRPLSPENRTETNDHKQEERENGDHKNTTISYAPSEELKFLNRAAQNLPRHLPLACTAEEVEEVKVVLKILPIFLSTIMLNCCLAQLSTFSVEQAATMDTRVGRLTVPPASLPIFPVTFIMILAPVYDHIVLPFARRVTKTEVGITHLQRIGTGLVLSIVSMAIAALVEVKRKNVAQNAGLVDSLEPLPISFFWIALQYLFLGSADLFTLAGLLEFFFSEAPARMRSLATALSWASLAMGYYLSSVLVSIVNSATGRGSHWPWLKGSNLNHYRLERFYWLMCVLSSLNYLFYLFWALRYKYRRGGVRG; encoded by the exons ATG gagaatGGGCAAGAGCAGGAGAGATGGGTGGGTTATGTGGATTGGAGGAATAGACCAGCTTTCAGAGGCAAACATGGAGGAATGTTTGCAGCCTCTTTTGTTCTGG tTGTGGAGGTAATGGAGAATTTAGCATTTCTAGCAAATGCCAGCAACTTAGTCACCTATCTGATGGGCTTCATGCACTTCTCGCCGTCGCACTCCGCCACCACCGTCACCAACTTCATGGGCACCGCCTTCCTCCTCGCCCTTCTCGGCGGTTTCTTATCCGACGCCTTCTTCACCACCTATGTCGTATATCTCGTTAGTGCTCTCATCGAGTTTCTG GGACTAGTAATCCTGACGATCCAAGCGAAATCCCCGTCGCTGAAGCCCCCAGCATGCGAGCCCTCGTCCCCGTCGCGAGCGGCGGGGCCGTGCGAGGCCGTGTCCGGGGCCGAGGCGGCGATGCTGTTCGGGGGGCTCTACCTCACGGCGCTGGGCGTGGGCGGGATCAAGGGCTCGCTCCCGGCGCACGGGGCGGAGCAGTTCGACGAGGGCTCGCCGCGGGGCCGCGCCGCGCGGTCCACCTTCTTCAACTACTTCGTCTTCTGCCTCTCCTGCGGGGGGCTCGCCGCGGTCACCTTCGTCGTCTGGGTCGAGGACAACAAGGGCTGGGAGTGGGGGTTCGGGATCTCCACCATCGCCATCTTGCTATCCATCCCCGTGTTCCTCGCCGGCTCGAGGCTTTACAGGAACAAGCTCCCCACGGGGAGCCCCCTCACTCTCATCGCCAAG GTCCTAGTCGCCGCCGCGCTCAACTGTCGAACCACACAACCTCCGAGCAACGCCATTGTCGACCGGCCGTTGAGCCCCGAGAACAGAACCGAAACAAATGACCACAAGCAAGAAGAGCGGGAAAATGGAGATCATAAGAACACAACCATATCATACGCCCCATCCGAAGAGCTCAAGTTCCTGAACCGAGCCGCGCAAAACCTCCCCCGTCACTTGCCGCTCGCGTGCACCGcagaagaagtagaagaggtGAAGGTAGTGTTAAAGATCCTCCCCATATTCCTCTCCACCATCATGCTCAATTGTTGCTTGGCCCAACTCTCCACGTTCTCCGTCGAACAAGCCGCGACCATGGACACGCGCGTCGGCCGCCTCACCGTCCCGCCCGCGTCCCTCCCGATATTCCCCGTCACCTTCATCATGATCCTCGCCCCGGTCTACGATCACATTGTCCTCCCCTTCGCGCGGCGGGTGACGAAAACCGAGGTGGGGATAACCCACCTCCAGCGTATCGGCACCGGGCTGGTCCTCTCCATTGTCTCCATGGCCATTGCGGCCTTAGTCGAAGTCAAGCGGAAGAACGTGGCTCAAAATGCAGGGCTCGTCGACTCGTTAGAGCCGTTGCCGATTTCATTCTTCTGGATTGCTTTGCAGTATCTGTTTCTGGGATCAGCGGATTTGTTCACATTGGCGGGGTTGTTGGAGTTTTTCTTCAGCGAGGCGCCTGCAAGGATGAGATCGCTTGCGACCGCACTTTCATGGGCGTCGCTTGCGATGGGGTATTATCTCAGCTCGGTGCTCGTCTCGATCGTGAACAGCGCGACTGGGCGCGGGTCACATTGGCCGTGGTTGAAGGGTAGTAACTTGAATCACTATAGGTTGGAGCGGTTCTACTGGTTGATGTGTGTGTTGAGCTCCTTGAACTATTTGTTCTACTTGTTCTGGGCGCTGAGGTACAAGTATAGGAGAGGTGGGGTTAGAGGATGA